Proteins encoded within one genomic window of Panicum virgatum strain AP13 chromosome 1N, P.virgatum_v5, whole genome shotgun sequence:
- the LOC120653813 gene encoding blue copper protein-like: MASLASRLPLAVLLLVACSSTAAASTYTVGDGSGWTTGVDYTSWAASKNFKVGDNLVFNYAKGLHTVVEVSAAEYMACTAASPLGSDSSGATTVPLKTPGTHYFVCSITGHCAAGMKLAVTVGGSSSPATPTPTTPRTSPTPTTPYTTPATPTTTPYTTPTTTTPYTTPTTPTCSGGGGTTTTPGTTPFMAYPSAAGLGPAALAGLGLVWFLIVQLVLL, translated from the exons ATGGCTTCCTTGGCGTCTCGCTTGCCTCTGGCAGTGCTGCTGCTCGTGGCCTGCTCCTCCACGGCTGCCGCCAGCACCTACACcgtcggcgacggctccggctgGACCACCGGCGTCGACTACACCTCGTGGGCCGCCTCAAAAAACTTCAAGGTCGGCGACAATCTCG TGTTCAACTACGCGAAAGGTCTGcacacggtggtggaggtgaGCGCGGCCGAGTACATGGCATGCACGGCGGCCAGCCCGCTGGGCTCCGACAGCAGCGGCGCGACCACGGTGCCCCTCAAGACGCCCGGCACCCACTACTTCGTCTGCAGCATCACGGGCCACTGCGCCGCCGGGATGAAGCTCGCCGTGACCGTcggcggctcctcctcccccgccacgccgacgccgacgactccaaGGACGTCCCCAACCCCCACCACGCCCTACACGACGCCGGCGACTCCGACCACCACGCCGTACACGACGCCGACCACCACCACGCCGTACACGACGCCGACGACCCCGACGTGCTCCGGAGGTGGAGGCACCACGACAACCCCCGGCACGACGCCGTTCATGGCGTACCCCAGCGCAGCCGGcctcgggccggcggcgctggccggctTAGGCCTGGTTTGGTTTCTGATCGTCCAGCTAGTGCTGCTCTAG
- the LOC120653812 gene encoding LMBR1 domain-containing protein 2 homolog A-like: MWVFYLISLPLTLGMVVVTLRYFAGPAVPRYVVATVGYAWFCSLSIIILVPADIWTTLTGSAKGGIGFFWSWSYWSTFILTWAVVPTIQGYEDAGDFTVKERLKTSIHMNLLFYSIVGAIGLIGLILLLIMHRAWDGGIVGFAMACSNTFGLVTGAFLLGFGLSEIPRNIWKNADWSHRQKVLSHRVAKMAVKLDGAHQEYSNAIVVAQATSNQMSKRDLLRPYMDIIDNMVAQMLREDPSFKPSGGRFGENDMDYDTDDKSMATLRRQLRRAHEEYYRCKSEYMTCVMEALKLEDTIKNYECRDANGWKYVSSFRESRSGTLGSLLDTIEFIWRCILRKQLQKAFAVVLGCMSAAILLAEATLLPSVDLSLFSILIKAVGKQEVLVQVAAFVPLMYMCICTYYSLFKIGMLMFYSLTPRQTSSVSLLMICSMVARYAPPISYNFLNLIRLGGNAKTTFEKRMGNIDDAVPFFGRGFNRIYPLIMVVYTLLVASNFFGRVIDFFGSWKRFKLQREEENIDGLDPSGMIILQKERSWIEQGYKVGEQVIPLARNFNGVSTDIESQNVPLVENTVEMKAGATSSRIDGRAGHSKYANNRENIASKYTSVREQNRQAGKAVKKEISSNSVSLLEERNSEQRPDTGVPPTGVSATWASMKIGFQNFKANMGSKKFIPLRQDPGFVPNSNVSSPESLDDIFQRLKRRPANMPVDYLDDDDDNTGDMDLHFQDQ, translated from the exons ATGTGGGTGTTCTACCTGATATCGCTGCCCCTGACGCTGGGCATGGTCGTCGTCACGCTCCGCTACTTCGCCggccccgccgtgccgcgctACGTCGTCGCCACCGTCGGATACGCATGGTTCTGCTCCCTCtccatcatcatcctcgtccccGCCGACATCTGGACG ACATTAACTGGCAGTGCAAAGGGTGGCATTGGATTCTTTTGGAGCTGGTCTTATTGGAGCACATTTATCCTAACATG GGCTGTAGTTCCTACTATCCAGGGCTATGAAGATGCAGGAGACTTCACCGTTAAAGAAAGGCTGAAAACTAGCATTCATATGAACCTGCTTTTTTATTCAATTGTGGGAGCCATTGGCCTTATTGGCCTCATCCTACTCCTAATCATGCATAGAGCTTG GGACGGTGGTATTGTAGGATTTGCAATGGCATGCTCAAATACCTTTGGATTGGTGACTGGTGCTTTTCTTCTTGGTTTTGGATTGAGCGAAATCCCAAGAAACATTTGGAAAAATGCAGACTGGTCTCACCGCCAAAAAGTACTTTCTCATAGAGTTGCCAAGATGGCTGTAAAGCTTGACGGTGCTCATCAAGAATATTCAAATGCAATTGTC GTTGCTCAAGCCACTTCAAATCAAATGTCAAAGCGTGACCTTTTGAGGCCTTACATGGATATTATTGACAACATGGTAGCTCAAATG CTGCGGGAGGATCCTTCCTTTAAACCTTCTGGTGGTAGATTTGGTGAGAATGATATGGACTATGATACTGATGATAAATCGATGGCCACACTTCGGCGGCAACTCAGGAGGGCTCATGAGGAGTATTATAGGTGCAAAAG TGAGTATATGACTTGTGTCATGGAAGCCCTCAAACTAGAAGAcacaataaaaaattatgaatgcCGTGATGCGAATGGATG GAAATATGTGTCGAGTTTTAGAGAAAGTCGTTCTGGCACACTTGGATCACTTTTGGACACTATTG AGTTCATTTGGCGCTGTATACTGAGAAAGCAGCTTCAAAAAGCATTTGCTGTTGTCCTTGGCTGCATGTCAGCTGCTATACTGTTGGCTGAAGCTACTTTGCTTCCAAGTGTCGATTTATCTCTTTTTTCCATTCTTATTAAAGCTGTAGGAAAGCAAGAGGTTTTAGTTCAG GTTGCTGCATTTGTCCCCTTGATGTATATGTGCATTTGCACATATTATTCATTATTCAAGATTGGTATGTTGATGTTTTACTCCCTGACACCAAGACAAACCAGCTCTGTCAGCTTGCTTATGATCTGTTC AATGGTTGCAAGATATGCACCTCCTATTTCATATAACTTTCTGAATCTCATCCGCCTTGGTGGTAATGCTAAAACTACTTTTGAGAAG AGAATGGGGAACATTGATGATGCAGTTCCTTTCTTTGGGAGAGGCTTCAACAGGATCTACCCACTGATTATGGTTGTTTATACGCTATTGGTTGCTAGTAATTTCTTTGGCCGTGTGATTGACTTTTTTGGAAGCTGGAAAAGGTTCAAGTTACAGCGTGAGGAAGAGAATATAGATGGTTTAGATCCGTCTGGAATGATTATTCTCCAAAAAG AGAGATCTTGGATTGAACAAGGATACAAAGTGGGTGAGCAGGTTATTCCATTGGCAAGGAATTTCAATGGTGTGAGCACAGATATTGAATCACAAAATGTGCCATTG GTTGAAAATACAGTGGAGATGAAAGCAGGAGCAACTTCTTCCAGAATTGACGGGAGGGCTGGTCATTCGAAATATGCTAACAACAGGGAAAATATTGCCAGCAAGTACACTTCTGTTAGAGAACAGAATCGGCAGGCAGGGAAGGCAGTGAAAAAGGAGATTTCATCGAACTCTGTGTCTTTGCTTGAAGAAAGAAATTCTGAGCAGCGGCCCGACACTGGTGTTCCACCAACTGGAGTGTCCGCAACATGGGCATCAATGAAGATTGGTTTTCAGAACTTCAAAGCAAACATGGGTTCCAAAAAGTTCATTCCTTTGCGCCAAGATCCAGGATTTGTTCCAAATTCGAATGTCTCTTCACCTGAATCTCTTGATGACATATTCCAAAGGTTGAAACGGCGGCCTGCAAACATGCCTGTTGATTACcttgacgacgatgacgacaacACAGGAGACATGGATCTGCATTTCCAGGATCAATGA
- the LOC120653811 gene encoding uncharacterized protein LOC120653811, translated as MLRLRNHLFSGVRAAFPPPHHHPFSTTTPATSPARFAAEEYLVATCGLTPAQAAKASKGLAHLKSPAKPDAVLSFLAGAGLAKEDIAAGIARHPQLLCCKVDKTLTPRFAQILSIGLSPAQISRIISIVPNIFVAPSMISRLQIYLSLLGTFDVLHSALKRAPYLLGQKLEVFKPNMALLLQCGLTASDLALFSKLLTSKPERVKEIVACAEKLGVAPNTGTFKGALWAVYCVGHDSIGAKMDLLKATLGCSEAELALAVRRAPQLLRMSEGKLSRTLKFLKVDVGLNLQYILLRPPILGYSMQRRLIPRHYFINILKAKGLAKENIDFYSAVCMSENNFFQKFIDAHRETIPGLADAYASACAGKIPHYIKM; from the coding sequence ATGCTGCGCCTCCGGAACCATCTCTTCTCCGGCGTCCGCGCAGCCTTCCCTCCTCCCCACCACCATCCCTTCTCCACCACCACCCCCGCCACTTCTCCCGCCCGATTCGCCGCAGAGGAATACCTCGTCGCCACCTGCGGGCTCACCCCAGCGCAAGCGGCGAAGGCCTCCAAGGGGCTCGCCCACCTCAAGTCCCCCGCCAAGCCCGACGCCGTCCTCTCCTTCCTCGCGGGCGCCGGCCTCGCCAAAGAGGACATTGCAGCCGGAATCGCCAGGCACCCGCAGCTCCTCTGCTGTAAGGTGGACAAAACCCTAACCCCGCGCTTCGCCCAGATCCTCAGCATCGGGCTATCCCCTGCCCAAATCTCCCGCATCATTAGCATCGTTCCCAACATCTTCGTCGCACCATCCATGATTTCCCGCCTCCAGATCTATCTCTCCTTGCTTGGCACCTTCGACGTCCTGCACTCCGCCCTTAAGAGGGCCCCGTACCTCCTCGGTCAGAAACTTGAGGTGTTCAAGCCCAACATGGCGCTTCTGCTGCAGTGCGGCCTAACAGCCTCTGATCTTGCTTTATTCTCAAAGCTGCTAACGTCGAAGCCAGAGCGTGTCAAGGAAATAGTGGCATGTGCTGAGAAGCTTGGTGTGGCGCCCAATACAGGGACGTTCAAGGGCGCCCTGTGGGCTGTCTATTGCGTGGGTCATGATTCCATCGGTGCAAAAATGGATCTCCTGAAGGCGACCCTTGGATGCTCAGAGGCAGAGCTAGCCCTTGCAGTGCGCAGGGCACCACAACTTCTGAGGATGTCTGAAGGTAAGCTAAGTCGCACATTGAAGTTCCTGAAGGTGGATGTTGGGTTGAACCTTCAGTACATCTTGCTTAGGCCACCAATACTAGGCTATAGCATGCAGAGGCGGCTTATTCCCCGGCATTATTTCATCAACATTCTGAAGGCGAAGGGGCTTGCGAAGGAAAACATCGACTTTTACAGTGCTGTTTGTATGTCCGAGAATAATTTTTTCCAGAAGTTTATTGATGCTCACAGGGAGACAATTCCAGGGCTTGCAGATGCTTATGCTAGTGCTTGTGCAGGGAAAATACCTCATTACATCAAAATGTAA
- the LOC120653815 gene encoding uncharacterized protein LOC120653815 encodes MAMGKARSGKAEGARCRQQGAGVCASCLRDRLAHLSLSASLPSVVRGDAEDDGFYEEGASSCSEASTAYSSEGSSAASSGRASPAAEPAFHDEMRRAPRVSLLMRHERVVGDADAVAAFLQARREQRRRTATSFWAKLLHATRGGGGGKKEAACSLAARAETLQERGATAKWVLF; translated from the coding sequence ATGGCGATGGGCAAGGCGAGGTCGGGCAAGGCGGAGGGGGCGCGGTGCCGGCAGCAGGGGGCGGGCGTCTGCGCGTCCTGCCTGCGGGACCGCCTCGCCCACCTGTCCCTCTCGGCGTCGCTGCCCTCCGTCGTgcgcggcgacgcggaggacgaTGGGTTCTACGAGGAAGGGGCGTCGTCCTGCTCGGAGGCGTCCACGGCCTACTCCTCCGAGGGCTCCAGCGCCGCGTCGTCCGGGCGCGCCAGCCCGGCGGCCGAGCCGGCGTTCCACGACGAGATGAGGCGCGCGCCGCGGGTGTCGCTGCTCATGCGCCACGAGCGCGTCGTCGGggacgccgacgccgtcgccgcgttCCTGCAGGCGaggagggagcagaggaggaggacggccacCAGCTTCTGGGCCAAGCTGCTGCACGCCACgcggggcggaggaggagggaagaaggAGGCGGCGTGCTCGCTGGCGGCGCGCGCCGAGACGCTCCAGGAGAGGGGCGCCACGGCTAAGTGGGTCCTCTTCTGA